TTGTTCACCGAGCAAGCGAAACTCCGCGCTGAAGAACTCGGCGTCGCCGATCAAGTCAAGTTCATCCATGGCGATGCCGCCGGCTTCGTCTCTGACGAGAAGGCCGGCGTGGCAGCCTGTCTCGGTGCCACGTGGATCGGCGGGGGCGTCGGCGGAACTATCGAGCTTCTGGCGCAGAGCCTCCGCCCTGGAGGGATCATTCTCATCGGCGAGCCCTACTGGCGGCAGTTACCGCCGAGCGAAGATGTTGCCAAAGGGTGTCTTGCCCACTCAATCTCCGACTTTCTCCTGCTTCCAGAACTTCTCGCGTCTTTCGGCCAGCTTGGCTACGACGTCGTGGAAATGGTTCTTGCAGACCAAGACGGATGGGACAGATACGAGGCGGCCAAGTGGCTCACCATGCGCCGATGGCTTGAAGACAATCCCGACGACGAGTTCGCGAAAGAGGTACGAACCAAACTGACCTCGGAACCCGAGCGCTACGCCGCTTATACCCGTGAATACCTGGGCTGGGGTGTGTTCGCGCTGATGCCGCGGTGATGAGGGGATTACCGGGCGACTCAGACAGTGTGGAAAATCCAATCATGCCTTAC
This portion of the Candidatus Zixiibacteriota bacterium genome encodes:
- a CDS encoding SAM-dependent methyltransferase → LFTEQAKLRAEELGVADQVKFIHGDAAGFVSDEKAGVAACLGATWIGGGVGGTIELLAQSLRPGGIILIGEPYWRQLPPSEDVAKGCLAHSISDFLLLPELLASFGQLGYDVVEMVLADQDGWDRYEAAKWLTMRRWLEDNPDDEFAKEVRTKLTSEPERYAAYTREYLGWGVFALMPR